In Bos mutus isolate GX-2022 chromosome 10, NWIPB_WYAK_1.1, whole genome shotgun sequence, a single window of DNA contains:
- the CHAC1 gene encoding glutathione-specific gamma-glutamylcyclotransferase 1, whose product MKQEPAAQNSPPASPPSSQPLSEDDDPQTLWIFGYGSLVWRPDFAYSDSRVGFVRGYSRRFWQGDTFHRGSDKMPGRVVTLLEDHEGCTWGVAYQVQGEQVSEALKYLNVREAVLGGYDTKEVTFYPQDTPDQPLKALAYVATPQNPGYLGPAPEEAIATQILACRGFSGHNLEYLLRLADFMQLCGPQAQDEHLAAIVDAVGTMLPCFCPTEQALALV is encoded by the exons ATGAAGCAGGAGCCTGCAGCCCAGAACTCCCCTCCCGCCTCTCCGCCCTCCTCACAACCCCTCTCCGAAGACGACGACCCCCAAACGTTGTGGATTTTTGGGTACGGCTCCCTGGTGTGGAGGCCCGACTTCGCCTACAGTGACAGCCGTGTGGGCTTCGTGCGCGGCTACAGCCGCCGCTTCTGGCAGGGAGACACCTTCCATCGTGGCAGTGACAAGATG CCTGGTCGTGTGGTGACCCTCCTTGAAGATCATGAG GGCTGCACTTGGGGTGTGGCATACCAGGTGCAAGGAGAGCAGGTGAGCGAGGCCCTGAAGTACCTGAACGTGCGGGAGGCGGTGCTCGGCGGCTACGATACCAAGGAGGTCACCTTCTACCCTCAAGATACCCCTGACCAACCACTCAAGGCATTGGCCTACGTGGCCACTCCGCAGAACCCTGGCTACCTGGGTCCTGCCCCCGAGGAGGCCATTGCTACACAGATCTTGGCCTGCAGAGGCTTCTCCGGGCACAACCTTGAGTACTTGCTGCGCCTGGCGGACTTCATGCAGCTCTGTGGGCCCCAGGCTCAGGACGAGCACCTGGCCGCCATCGTGGACGCTGTAGGCACTATGCTGCCCTGCTTCTGTCCCACTGAGCAGGCTTTGGCACTGGTCTGA